Genomic window (Mycoplasma sp. NEAQ87857):
TTTTTGACCAATTTTTATATTCAAATTATTTAATTTTAGAGTTAATTTAACTAATTTTCCGTTATAAAAAGTATCCCTAGGAGCATATGATCTAATTTCAGAATCTGAAATAGTTTGAGTACCTGTAGTAATAAATGGAGTTTCTTTAATACTTTGACCCATATATACATAATTTATAATAGTTGTTTTTGGTTGTTCAGGAGCAGGGTTTTTAATAACAGGAATATAAAAGTTTTGATTTTTAGGGATAACTGATGCAGTAAACCCTTGTTTAACAATATATCCTGAAGGAACAAATTCTGTATATGAACGAGGTTGCTGATTAGGTAAGAAATATTGTGGTCCACTATTTGAGATAAAATTATTCTTATCCGCTTCTCCATTACCTTTATCTTCATAGTAAATATAATTAACGTAATATTGAATTTTTGTGACAGCAACAACGTTGTTTTCACCAATTTTAACTTGAAAGTTTTTATCTACTAATTCATAACCTTCTGGTACATAATCAGATAATTTGATTTGATTTTGCTTAATTGTTTCAGTCTTAATGACACTAGTTCCTTCTTGGAAAACAATAGTTGTTGTTTTAACTGGATCAGGTATCTTATCTAGTTTAATGTTGTAAACATTTCCTGATAAATATGAAGCAAGGTTTTCTTTTGCGATAGTATAACCAAAAGGTTGAAATGGCGTTAAATCAGTAATGGGAATTAATGCATTTTGTTGTCTAGGTAAAACAGTAGATTGAATTTTTTTATCATTATATGTAAAATTAAATGTTGTATCTACTATTCTTACAATAGCGGTAATAGGTACTACATTAGTTCCATCAATGATAATATCTTCAACATTAAATCCACTAGTTAATTGATAATATTGAGGATTAGGTAAAAGGTTTTTAATTTGATCTAATGTAATTTTTTGATCATCTATTGTTTTAATAATTTCGGTTGAAATATTTTTACTAGTTTGAATATCTCTAAATATTATTGTTGTTTGGTGTTGAGTAGGAACTGGAACAACGTAAATCTTGTTTAATTCTCCTACTTTAATATTAACAGGATTATTTACATCTAATTGATAACCTGAAGGTATATAAAGATCTAGCAATATTGGTTCAGTTTCTGGTTGAGTAATTTCTCTATTAAATACATTTTTATTATCTTTAGAATTTATGAAAACCAATTCTGTAGTTACTTCATTAACTTTCTTTTGCACTTGAAATCTATTAGTTACCCCAATAACAATAGCTTGACTGGTACCAGGTACTATTTCATAACCTTTAGGTATATATTTTGATATATCTACTTGATCATTAAGATGTAATTCTAAATTAACTTCTGAACCTTTAATTTCTTCACCATTAGCAAAGAATGTTAAAGTAGTTTTAAATGTTTTCATTTGAGGGACTACAAAAATCTCCTTGGTTGATCCAGGAGTTATCTCAATATTTTGATCACTTGTATATTTTTCAGGATCTAAAACATAACCATCAGGTATTTCAGAGTTAACATCAAAAACTAGTTTTTCATTTGATTTAGTGATAATTTGTCTTCTTTTAACTACCATATCATTATATTTGAATAAAATAGTTGTGGTTACATCATAAATTTCTGGTTTTAAATTTGAATCGGTATTGGAATTTTGAGCAGCTTTAATAACTACTTTAACATTTGAAACCAAACTTGGTCCTAGACCACGGTCGTGTCTTATAGAAACATTTGATGAATTATATTTTTTTAATAAGCTATAATAAGTTCCCAAGGTAGCACCAACTACACCAACAGCTAAAGCAGCTCCTAGAGAAATAACTTTAATAAGTTTAATTTTTTTGGCTCTAATCATGGTTTTCACCTCAAATTTCTACACTTAAATTTATATTAATTTACATCAATATAAACGGAATAATTTGTGTATATTTTTGTTTTTATTTATATATATAAATTTTATTTTTATTTTTGCAAAATTTATCGTTTTTTTTTTTTTTTTTTTTGAAAGGGTTCAAGAACCTAAAAACAAAACTTTTAGCCCTAAAAAATAGGGATAAAAGTTTTGTTAGACAACTTGATAACTCAAATTTACTTTCTTAAGATTTTTTTAAGAAATTTTAAAGTGATATCATTGTGATTTTTGTGGAAAAAACGCACTTTATCAAACGGATTATCTTTGGTTTTAAACACAGTTTTAGGATGAGAAAAAGTTAAAAAACCTTGATATCCATGGTATTGACCAAAACCACTTTTTCCATACCCTCCAAATCCATAATTATGATTTGATAATTGTACCAAAATGTCATTGATACATACAGATCCTGTTTTAAAATTATTAATAAATAAATTAATTAGTTGTTTATTTTTTGAAAATAAATAAACAACTAAAGGTTCTAAAGAATTAATTTTATTTCATATATCATTAATATCATCATAACCTATGATTGGTAAAATTGGACCAAAGATCTCTTGTTGCATTAGTGGATCTTCTCAGTTGCTTTCATATACTTTTAAATCAATTTTTTGATTAATGTCATCTTTGATCAAATCATCTTTTAAGCTTAATATTCTTTGATAATGTCTAGATGAAATAATTTTAGGTAAATAAGGATTTTTTAATGAATTTGATCCAAATTGATCAATATATTCTTGTTGTAATAATTTTATTAATTGATTTTTGATACTATTATGAACTAAAATAAAATCTGGCGCAACACAAGTTTGACCACTATTGATCATTTTTGCTCATACTATTTTTTTAGCACTAGATTTTAAGTTAGCTGATTGATCAACAATAACAGGAGATTTACCACCAAGTTCCATTACACAAGGTATCATTTGTTTCGCTGCTTCTTGATAAACTATTTGACCTATTTTATTATTACCAGTAAAGAAAATAAAATCCCATTTTTGTTGTACCAGATTGCTTGCTACTACACTATCTCCTAAAACTACTGATACATCTTTTGCATCAAATGTTTCAGAAATAATTTTATTAATTAAATTAGAACTATGAGTTGAATATTCTGAAGGTTTGATTACAACTTGATTACCTGCAGCAAATGCATTAATTAAAGGAATAAATGTTAAGTTAAAAGGATAATTTCAAGGACTTATAATCAATACTTTACCATAAGGTTGATAATGGATTTTGCTTTTAGAAAAAAGCAAATATATTGGAGAAGCAACTCTTTTAGGTTTTGATCATTTATTTATTTTTTTAATAAATAAATTAATTTCTTTAAATATAAGAGCTAACTCTGTCATTTCGCTTTCTATTTTGCTTTTATTTAAATCTAAATACAATGCTTGATAGATATCTTCTTGATACTTAATCAAGTTCTCTTTTAATTTCTTTAAGAAATCAATCCTAACCTTAATAAAATCTTTCATAACATAAAATTATAGTGATATTTATAAAATAAAAACAAAAATACCAAAAAAGAGATATTTTAATCCGTTTTTTGGTATTTTTGTTTTTTCAAAATTGGTGCGCGAAGAGGGACTTGAACCCTCATGCCATAAGGCACTAGAGCCTAAATCTAGCGTGTCTGCCAATTTCACCATCCGCGCTTAAGAAAAGGTTAAAAAAAATAAGCTTATGCTTAATAAGTGGTGCCGTCTATAGGACTCGAACCTACGACCTACTGATTACAAGTCAGTTGCTCTACCAACTGAGCTAAGACGGCATGGTGGAAGATGAGGGGCTCGAACCCACGACCTCCGCCTTGTAAGGGCGATGCTCTCCCAACTGAGCTAATCTTCCATAAAATGGCAGTCTGTACGGGGATCGAACCCGTGCATGCATGGATGAAAACCATGTGTGTTAACCGCTTCACCAACAGACCAAATGGCGCCGATTATTGGGATTGAACCAATGACCAACTGGTTAACAGCCAGCTGCTCTACCGCTGAGCTAAATCGGCATTTGTTATTTGTATGATAATATTATAACACAATAAAATTTTTTCAAAATAATTTTTTTATTTTTTTATTTATTGTTTATCACCATTACTTAAGTGCTAACATATTATATATAAAAATTTATAAAGTACAAATATTTTTATATAAAAATTACTCTATATCACTTGATAAAAATAATTAAATGTATCAATAGGTTAAAAAGATGATTTATTTTAAATATCTTGCTTTAATTTAATTATTTTAAAGCAAGATATTTAAAATAATATTCAGTCATAACCTTAACTATCAATATTTATACCAATTACTAAATGCAATTTAAAGTAATAAAAAAATGGACAAAGTCCATTTTGTTTAATTTATATTGAAATATCTAAAGAGTTAATTATTCTTTTAACTCTATTAAAATCTAATCTTCTTCTATATTTATTATTTTTAGCTATACCTTTAAATGACGCTCATAAATAATCACATTTATTTTTTCTTAATTGATTTATCTTATTATTTAATTCATTAATGATTTTTGAATCAATTGTTAATTCATTTATCGTTATTTTGACTTTGTTTCTACTTGTGTTTTTAACACTAGAATTAGGAACTTCATTTTTATCTCTAAACTTAATATTTTCAAAATTCTTATTATTATCAGTACAAAAAATACTTATATTACCTGATTTAGTATTAAACTTAACAAGTAAATTATTTCTTTGTTTTAAAATACTATTTTCTAATTTAATTAAATTAGAAAATGAATTAATTAATTCATTGTTTTCATATAACCAAAAATCATTAGTTGATTTTTGGTTATCAAAATAAGCTATAGCTACAGGATGTTCTGTATCACTAAAATTATCTTTATTAGGTAATAGTTGAAAATGAGTAATTTTTTTGATTAATAGTTTATCTTTTTTTCTATTGCTATTAATTAAAGTGGTTGGTATTATAGCTATTACGAATCTTACGTTTTCTAAACATTTTGCTAAACAGGTTTTATATATGTCATCATAACCATTATAGTTATCTATAGGAATATTAAGTCTTTTAGCAGAATTAGAAGCTAAATATGGAGGGTTTGTTATGACTAAGTTAAAATTTGTATAATTTCAGTTTTTAAGACTATCATTATACTCAACATCTGGATGATTAGGTTCTATGTCATAACTTTTATAAGTTATTTTAGGGTTAATTTTTTGAACAAATCTAATTAAATTATTAGCTCCTGCAAAAGGTTCTAATATTGTTTGATTTCATAGATTATTATCATCCATAAACTTTTTGAATACTTGATTATTCTCAAAAACATCAAACTCAGTATAAAATTGTCCCATTTGTAACTTCTTCATCATAACCTCTTTTTGTTATTATATTATATTTAAATCCTTTCAAAATTTCGAAGTCAAAAAAGTTGAAACAGTTTTTCATTCACATAATAAAACAAGTCTTTTTTTGAAAATTTATTTTATCAATAAACATATTTAACGATGAATATTATTATAATTAATATATGGATAAATATTATAAAGAAAAGATAAACAAAATGATTGAACAAAGCAGAGATGCATTAATAAAACAAATTGAAGAAAAAGGAATTGAGAAATGATTAGATAATAAGATTGATCTATATATAGAACGTAATGTTTTACCTCTTGAGTGAAAAGAACAAATTATTTATGAGTTAAAAAATAAGAACTTGTTTTACTTATCAGTATTCACTAAAGACATTAAAAAACAAAATATATACGAAAATATACTTTTACATTTCTTAAAAGATAATAATATAGATGCTATAAAATTACCTCAAGCTGGTAAAAATGCATTGTATGCTTATAATTCAATTATTACCAACGACATTTCTGATAAGCCATTAGAATTAAAATCTCTTGATTTTGAAATAAACTTAAATAACAATAAAATTTATTTAATGCATAAATATACTGAAGAATCTGGTGGTGCTCAAGATAATCAATTTAATGATGTAGTTAATCAAATTAGAAATTTAGATACTAACCTTATAAATAAGGTTTGGTTTTGTTTAGATGGTAAATACTACACCAAACAAAAAATTAATGAATTAAAATCTTTAAATAAAAATATCATTATAGTTAATATTCATACCATCTTACAAACATTAAAGAAGTTCAATAAATAAAGTTAATATAAAAAAATGGACAATGTCCATTTTTGCATTTCATTATTTAGAATATTAAAATTAAGAATTGTATGTCATAATTAATTAAGATACTATCTACTTAATTTTTCTAATTGTTGTTGCATTGAAATTAATACTTCATCTTTATTTTTATGGTTTCATAAAATTCAACCTAATAAAATATCTGACAACAACAGTGGAGCAATCTTAATACCAATTGAAATAACATCAAAACTTGAACAATAAGCATCAAAATATAAAGTACTTGTAGCTTTTGATTTAAAGTCTTTGTATTTCTTTAATGTTCATAAACTATAAGTTAAACCTTTATTTTCAATATGTTCAATTACCTTAGTTATTTCACGACTTTGAACATCGTCTGTAATTATAGTAATATGAGATTTTGTTTTATTTAAGAAAAATTCTGATGCAAAAAATTCATACATACTACACACTTCAAACGAACAAATTCCAATTTTATTTAAATTTTTAGCAAAATAAGAAGCTGCCATTTTGCATTCATTCATTCCTAAAATTAAATTATGTTTTTGTACAATATCATTAATATATTGATGAATGTTTTTAGAAGTGTTATCTTTATATAAATCAACAGTTGTGTTAATTGAATGTTTGTAATGAGCATTTACTTGTCTTAAAACTTCAGTTAATAAAACTGTTTCATTTTTATCTAAATCTCTAATACGATCTTGATCTGCAATATTTCTTTGTGCAACATAAATCTGTAATGATCTAAATGAATCAAAACCAAGATTTTTAGCGAATCTTGATACTGTTGGTTGAGAAGTATATAGAATTTCTGCTAATGATGCAGTTGATTGTAGTAAGAACTCTTCAGTATTGTTTTCTATATAATCTAATAAATATTGGTTAGTATCATTTCGTTTTAATTTCTTTATTTTAGATTCTTCTATTATTGAATATTTTCTCATAGTTCACCACATATAATTATATTTTAATTAAAATAACTTAACATTTTAATGTAAATTTTATAAGGTGATTTGAGGAATATTTCCATTTATTTTTTTCACATTCCCATAATTGAATAATATATACAGATAAATTTTAGAATATGGAAAAAATGGTATAAATTATTTAAATAAATAAAAATATATTAAATTATAAAAAATAAGACTATAATAATTTAGCATCATTAGCTCAGCAGGCAGAGCAGCTGGCTCTTAACCAGCGGGTCGCAGGTTCGATCCCTGTATGATGTACCATATCATTTATTGACCACTGCGAAAGCAGTTTTTATTTTTTAATTATGTAGTTATTTTAGTTTTACATAATTAAAAAATAAAATTCAATAAGAAAAATAAAAGGAGGATAATGTTTTTTAGAAAAAATGAAGAAGAAATAAATTGTGATATTGATGATCAAGAATGTTTATCAAAACACATGAGTCATATTGAAAAGAAAAACACCGTTTACAAAAGAACCAAAATGTCAAATTTTGGTCTTAAGTTAAATTCATTATACTCACAAATGTCAATGTTTAAAATTATTAGAATTACTATAATCTCAGCTATTTTCTTTGGAATTATTAGTGTTTTCTTTGTTAAAAACGTTGGTATTTATAATTTTGGTCTGGCTGCATTTGGACAATCATTTGCCAGAATTTTGACCACAGTATTAAAAGAAGATCAAGTATCAATAGCTGTAAGAAACTTAATTGATCAATTTGTCTTTTGAATTGCATATATTATTTTAAGTATTCCTATATTTATATTCGGATATAAAAAAATTGGTAAAGTATTTACCAATATTACAGTGTTATTCTTAGTAGTTTCATCTGTAGTTTCATTTAGTATTGGATTAATTCCAGGAGCTAATAATATTTACTTAATAGGTAATTTTGATAACAATCAAATTAAAGCAATATTACCTGAATACAAAAAACCTTTAAGTGGTATAATACCACTTTTATGAAATGATGGTGGAAATATTATTGCTTTAATGATATACTCAATTGCTTATGGGTATATGTTAGCTTATGTTTTTGCAATTATTCAAATCATTGGCGGAACTGCTGGAGTTACTGGAGTTATAGGTGAATGATATGCTAATGAAAAGCAAAAATCATTCGGTTCTATTTCTGGGTATATGAATATTATAATTGTTTTTATATCAGTTTTAGTAGGTTCATGATTACCTGGATCATTATTATTAAAAGAAGCTCAAACATTAGAATATAACAAGTTAAACTTAGTTTTAAAAGAAATGGTTCATAGTAATGCAAATGTTAAATCAGTAGAAGCGTTAATTAATAGTATTGAATCAGGCAAGGTTAAAATTAATAATGGATTAGATACTTTAAGTGCTATCGGTGAATTAAAAGATTATGTATCTACTTTAAAAATAACTTCTAAAGCATGAACTTTTGAATTATATTTATCACCTAACTTTGTAGCAACAGTATTAACAAATATTGTTTATATTATTGTGTTAAATAAACTTTACCCTAAATTTAAACTTGTTAGATTAGAAATTTTTTCTAATAAATGTGAAGAAATTCAATCTAAAATTAATAAAGATAAAAAAATTGTTACAGGAATGACTATTTTTAGTGCAAAAGGTGGATACACTGGAGAACCAGTTAAAGTAGTTACTTCAATTGCTTTATTTAGACATGTAGTTAGAATTATGAAAGATGTAAGAAAAGTTGATTCTGAAGCATTTATCTCTGTTAGTGATGTTTCAAGTATTGACGGATTTATTTATTTACCTGAGGATAAATTTTAGTAAATAGCAACCATTTTATATGGTTGTTATTTTTTATAAAAGACTTGATTAATAGGGTGTTGTCAAATATTAGCTTTATTTATCATTGCTTGATTTTGAGCATTAATTAACTCATAATATAAATTCTTACTAAAAACATCTACAACATTAAATTTACTTTTAGGACTATTAATATCAATAAATTTCATCCTTGCTAATCCATTGGCTACTAGTAAATAATTTAATGATTTTTTAGCATCTAATTGATCATTAAATAATATTATAGCCACCAAACGATTATATTGATCTACTGAAGTTATATAAAATCATAAGGTTTGATTTTGACATAGTTGTTTTACATATTCTTTAGCTTTTAAAGCATAATAATTTTCATATTTAGCTAATTTATTGCTATTATCATGTTTAAGTGTTTCAGGTGTATCAATTCCTAAGAATCTAATTTTTTGTTGATTTTCTAACCCTAATGTATCTCCATCAATTACTTTAGTAACTTTCATTTGAATTAATTGATATTTTTTAATAGGAGCATTAATACAACTTACTAAAGTGCTTAAACTAGCTATAAGAGGAAAACTTATCATTCATTTCATACATATTTAAAATAAAAAATAGTAAGTTACCTTACTATTTTTGAACTAATTATTAAGCTTTTCCGTTTGAACCAAATTCGTGAATTTTTGCTCTTACTGTTTCACACATTGCTTCATAACCTGGTTTGTATAATTTTCTAGGATCAAAGTTTTTACCTTTAAGATCTTCATTGCTTTCAATGTATTGTCTTAAAGCTTTATGGTTAGCTTGTTGTAATTCTGTATTAACATTAATTTTTGTAATACCTAAGCTAATTGCTTTTTGGATTTGATCACTTGGAATTCCACTTCCACCATGAAGCACAATACCAATTCCAGCAGCTTCAGAAATTTCTTTTAAAGTTTCAAAACTTAAAGATTTTCATGATGAAGGGTAAGGACCGTGAATATTACCAATTCCAGCAGCTAAAACATCAATTCCTAAATCAGCCATTTTTTTAGCTTCAACAGGATCTGCAAATTCTCCATCACCAACAATACCATCTTCTTCACCACCAATAGTACCAACTTCAGCTTCCATTGACATGTTTTTTGATTTAGCTAATTGAACTAATTTAGCTGTTTTTTCATAGTTTGAAGCAAAATCTTCATGAGAACCATCAAACATAATTGATGTATATCCTTCATTTTCAATTGCTTTTAAACAACCTTCGTATGAACCATGATCTAAGTGTAAAGCTACAGGAACTGTAATTTTAAGATCTTTAATTAATCCTAAAACCATTCCTGAAACAACTTCTAATCCACCCATATATTTAACTGC
Coding sequences:
- a CDS encoding aldehyde dehydrogenase family protein, producing the protein MKDFIKVRIDFLKKLKENLIKYQEDIYQALYLDLNKSKIESEMTELALIFKEINLFIKKINKWSKPKRVASPIYLLFSKSKIHYQPYGKVLIISPWNYPFNLTFIPLINAFAAGNQVVIKPSEYSTHSSNLINKIISETFDAKDVSVVLGDSVVASNLVQQKWDFIFFTGNNKIGQIVYQEAAKQMIPCVMELGGKSPVIVDQSANLKSSAKKIVWAKMINSGQTCVAPDFILVHNSIKNQLIKLLQQEYIDQFGSNSLKNPYLPKIISSRHYQRILSLKDDLIKDDINQKIDLKVYESNWEDPLMQQEIFGPILPIIGYDDINDIWNKINSLEPLVVYLFSKNKQLINLFINNFKTGSVCINDILVQLSNHNYGFGGYGKSGFGQYHGYQGFLTFSHPKTVFKTKDNPFDKVRFFHKNHNDITLKFLKKILRK
- a CDS encoding thermonuclease family protein: MISFPLIASLSTLVSCINAPIKKYQLIQMKVTKVIDGDTLGLENQQKIRFLGIDTPETLKHDNSNKLAKYENYYALKAKEYVKQLCQNQTLWFYITSVDQYNRLVAIILFNDQLDAKKSLNYLLVANGLARMKFIDINSPKSKFNVVDVFSKNLYYELINAQNQAMINKANIWQHPINQVFYKK
- a CDS encoding MurR/RpiR family transcriptional regulator yields the protein MRKYSIIEESKIKKLKRNDTNQYLLDYIENNTEEFLLQSTASLAEILYTSQPTVSRFAKNLGFDSFRSLQIYVAQRNIADQDRIRDLDKNETVLLTEVLRQVNAHYKHSINTTVDLYKDNTSKNIHQYINDIVQKHNLILGMNECKMAASYFAKNLNKIGICSFEVCSMYEFFASEFFLNKTKSHITIITDDVQSREITKVIEHIENKGLTYSLWTLKKYKDFKSKATSTLYFDAYCSSFDVISIGIKIAPLLLSDILLGWILWNHKNKDEVLISMQQQLEKLSR
- a CDS encoding YitT family protein codes for the protein MFFRKNEEEINCDIDDQECLSKHMSHIEKKNTVYKRTKMSNFGLKLNSLYSQMSMFKIIRITIISAIFFGIISVFFVKNVGIYNFGLAAFGQSFARILTTVLKEDQVSIAVRNLIDQFVFWIAYIILSIPIFIFGYKKIGKVFTNITVLFLVVSSVVSFSIGLIPGANNIYLIGNFDNNQIKAILPEYKKPLSGIIPLLWNDGGNIIALMIYSIAYGYMLAYVFAIIQIIGGTAGVTGVIGEWYANEKQKSFGSISGYMNIIIVFISVLVGSWLPGSLLLKEAQTLEYNKLNLVLKEMVHSNANVKSVEALINSIESGKVKINNGLDTLSAIGELKDYVSTLKITSKAWTFELYLSPNFVATVLTNIVYIIVLNKLYPKFKLVRLEIFSNKCEEIQSKINKDKKIVTGMTIFSAKGGYTGEPVKVVTSIALFRHVVRIMKDVRKVDSEAFISVSDVSSIDGFIYLPEDKF
- the fba gene encoding class II fructose-1,6-bisphosphate aldolase, producing MALVNATEMLKKAKEGKYAIPHININNLEWAKAVLLTAEAEKSPVIVATSEGAVKYMGGLEVVSGMVLGLIKDLKITVPVALHLDHGSYEGCLKAIENEGYTSIMFDGSHEDFASNYEKTAKLVQLAKSKNMSMEAEVGTIGGEEDGIVGDGEFADPVEAKKMADLGIDVLAAGIGNIHGPYPSSWKSLSFETLKEISEAAGIGIVLHGGSGIPSDQIQKAISLGITKINVNTELQQANHKALRQYIESNEDLKGKNFDPRKLYKPGYEAMCETVRAKIHEFGSNGKA